One Plasmodium knowlesi strain H genome assembly, chromosome: 10 genomic window carries:
- a CDS encoding DnaJ protein, putative, whose amino-acid sequence MENAPNSNPYSILKVEPNCNIETAKRQFKKLAIIYHPDKLNYHRNKERKGVEANEKNRTDETSALGIVPIREQNQGDKEEDKNNAKKDNVDFVTLVWAYEQILKDIQHGSKSEKYENALNIKKVDLQYISEENAYIYFCRCGDFFLFAENLYCEYYVIYACQSCSCSVYLTP is encoded by the coding sequence atggaaaatgcgCCAAACAGTAACCCCTATTCCATTTTGAAGGTAGAACCAAATTGCAACATAGAAACTGCAAAGAGACAGTTTAAAAAGTTGGCTATAATTTACCACCCGGATAAGTTGAATTATCACCGAAATAAGGAACGCAAGGGGGTGGaggcaaatgaaaaaaataggacCGATGAAACCAGTGCTCTGGGAATTGTCCCAATAAGGGAGCAAAACCAAGGGGATAAAGAAGAGGACAAAAATAACGCCAAAAAAGACAATGTCGATTTTGTCACCCTGGTATGGGcatatgaacaaattttgaAAGACATTCAACATGGTAGCAAATCCGAAAAATACGAGAATGCCCTGAACATCAAAAAGGTGGATTTGCAATATATTAGCGAGGAAAATGCttacatttatttctgtCGGTGCGGggactttttccttttcgccgAAAATCTATATTGCGAGTATTATGTCATCTATGCATGCCAGAGTTGTTCCTGCTCGGTTTATCTAACTCCCTAA